A genomic region of Rhodococcus pyridinivorans contains the following coding sequences:
- a CDS encoding PaaI family thioesterase: MSTDEQQQRQRTYTWEDPAPTSAANRDMHGLDFLRGLMDGTIPHHPTSRTLGFTVTDAGEGFAEVTLEPQEFHANAVGSIHGGVLATLFDTAMGFCVSSTLEAGVGYTTLDLQVRYVRPVQTGKGVIRVQGFCEHTGRRTATARGEARDSEGRLLATGSTTCLILR, translated from the coding sequence GTGAGCACGGACGAGCAACAGCAGCGGCAGCGTACCTACACGTGGGAGGACCCGGCACCGACGTCGGCGGCCAACCGCGACATGCACGGACTCGACTTCCTGCGCGGGCTGATGGACGGGACGATCCCGCACCACCCCACCTCCCGCACGCTCGGCTTCACCGTCACCGATGCCGGCGAGGGCTTCGCCGAGGTCACCCTCGAGCCGCAGGAGTTCCACGCCAACGCGGTGGGCAGCATCCACGGCGGCGTGCTCGCTACCCTCTTCGACACCGCGATGGGCTTCTGCGTGTCGAGCACCCTCGAGGCCGGGGTCGGGTACACGACCCTCGACCTGCAGGTCCGCTACGTGCGTCCGGTGCAGACCGGCAAGGGCGTCATCCGTGTGCAGGGCTTCTGCGAGCACACCGGACGTCGCACGGCGACGGCGCGCGGCGAGGCCCGCGACTCCGAGGGCCGCCTGCTCGCGACGGGTTCGACCACCTGCCTGATCCTGCGCTGA
- a CDS encoding O-antigen ligase family protein, translating into MTTAGAVRPGIRSSGARFGRAALTVATAAGLLVAAALAAFVLPGELLALILPGAVGLAVIAAAVYHPATAVLVLIVAMFFRLPTPEIPMLPVDLFVFLFAVALGSFGLWITVRPDRIRQLGMLEIFMGLFVLWNFWSMFASHRFPAVVPLTSQPTSVSRFIIIGTVIPFAVFVMGRLSFDRERAVRGMLWTVTAIAAFSAMMSIFQLKGPTALVWPRYMLENEHWPGRAVGVTNQPVGNGTILIFGFIVTVVLASQKSEPVWLRRLAAVIAAACAYGVFLTYTRAVWLAFGIVVLVGLLCARDFRRAFALTATAMVVAVAMNWSTFTSADRKAGGVGSTSEIHDRLNAMATAFWAIREEPLTGWGVARFVSVNTFFHRAWGPSIPWEGGFGIDAHFTELGIFAELGIVGGLLWITVLVLLVVQLVRAYRRLPPGRLTGQPLAIAAVLAVLCLLVTGFTAELRNFDVTNAMALLIAGVAIGWSDRFVPRKWDPERSPEEVSS; encoded by the coding sequence ATGACCACCGCAGGAGCTGTCCGGCCGGGCATCCGATCGTCGGGAGCCCGGTTCGGACGCGCGGCGCTCACGGTCGCCACGGCCGCGGGCCTGCTCGTCGCCGCGGCCCTGGCCGCATTCGTCCTCCCGGGCGAACTGCTTGCGCTGATCCTGCCCGGGGCGGTGGGACTGGCCGTCATCGCCGCGGCGGTCTACCACCCGGCCACCGCGGTGCTCGTGCTGATCGTCGCAATGTTCTTCCGGCTCCCCACACCCGAGATCCCCATGCTGCCCGTCGATCTGTTCGTCTTCCTCTTCGCGGTCGCGCTGGGGTCGTTCGGGCTCTGGATCACCGTGCGCCCCGATCGCATCCGGCAGCTGGGCATGCTCGAGATCTTCATGGGCCTGTTCGTCCTGTGGAACTTCTGGTCGATGTTCGCCTCGCACCGCTTCCCCGCGGTGGTTCCCCTGACGAGTCAACCCACCTCGGTGTCCCGCTTCATCATCATCGGCACGGTCATCCCGTTCGCCGTCTTCGTCATGGGCCGCCTGAGTTTCGATCGGGAGCGTGCGGTGCGAGGCATGCTCTGGACCGTCACCGCCATCGCGGCGTTCTCGGCGATGATGAGCATCTTCCAGCTCAAAGGTCCGACCGCTCTGGTATGGCCGCGCTACATGCTCGAGAATGAGCACTGGCCGGGCCGCGCGGTGGGTGTCACCAATCAGCCCGTCGGCAACGGGACGATCCTCATCTTCGGATTCATCGTCACGGTCGTCCTGGCTTCTCAGAAATCCGAACCCGTCTGGCTCCGGCGCCTCGCCGCCGTGATCGCCGCGGCCTGCGCCTACGGCGTCTTCCTCACCTACACACGCGCGGTGTGGCTGGCGTTCGGGATCGTCGTCCTCGTCGGACTGCTGTGCGCCCGAGACTTCCGCCGCGCTTTCGCCCTGACGGCCACGGCGATGGTGGTCGCCGTCGCGATGAACTGGTCCACCTTCACCAGCGCCGACCGGAAGGCCGGCGGGGTGGGTTCGACGAGCGAGATCCACGACCGGCTCAATGCGATGGCGACGGCCTTCTGGGCGATCCGCGAGGAACCGCTCACCGGATGGGGTGTCGCGCGTTTCGTGTCCGTCAACACCTTCTTCCACCGGGCGTGGGGACCGAGCATCCCGTGGGAGGGCGGATTCGGTATCGACGCCCACTTCACGGAACTGGGGATCTTCGCCGAACTCGGCATCGTCGGTGGTCTGTTGTGGATCACGGTGCTCGTGCTGCTCGTCGTCCAACTCGTCCGCGCATACCGCAGGTTGCCACCGGGCCGGCTCACCGGGCAACCGCTCGCGATCGCGGCCGTCCTCGCCGTGCTGTGCCTGCTCGTCACCGGGTTCACCGCCGAACTCCGCAATTTCGATGTCACCAATGCGATGGCACTGCTCATCGCCGGTGTGGCGATCGGATGGTCCGACCGGTTCGTCCCGCGGAAGTGGGATCCCGAGAGATCCCCGGAGGAGGTCTCGTCATGA
- a CDS encoding oligosaccharide flippase family protein encodes MSSTTPEETDPASRTVETGSSGRSLMSSIGRVAGASTVALLFCELVSLAQTVALARLLTPAEIGIFVAGTVLTTFFGTFVEGGLRSGLIQRDTDVADAAETVFRVTLLAGIVMSIGALAAAPVIGAIFDSTTAGLVAAATSGVLLVYSVANVPEAMLQREFSVKRRLIVGPAVAVSYATVAVSTAALGWGVWSMVAGTYVSYITLVVSVWTITSWRPGRGRASFALWRELARYGAPLVLGMIGSRVQAATEAVVVGRGLSASDLGFFRYGQRIARIPAMAIIEIGSVALFPAFSRIAKDPDRLVSAYLRALQWATIGAAACSGLMIAAGTPAVVVVLGEPWRGAGPVVVALAGLSLGKAFICVSEEIIKGCGRTGLLNWYTLTEVGVGLALLLVFVGFFGLVGAALSVSITAIVVGIVVMALARRCIPVSLSQLAGAILPPLPAAAVATVVLWLFEHHLAHSDTHPTLAAVALLALDALVFAAAYLLALGVFARSATTDLVGTVRRLVATAVRTRRDTRVDS; translated from the coding sequence GTGAGCAGCACGACCCCCGAAGAGACGGACCCTGCGAGCCGGACGGTGGAGACCGGCTCGTCCGGTCGGTCGCTGATGTCCTCGATCGGACGGGTGGCCGGCGCGTCGACTGTCGCGTTGCTCTTCTGCGAACTGGTCTCGCTCGCCCAGACCGTCGCCCTCGCACGCCTGCTCACTCCGGCCGAGATCGGGATCTTCGTCGCGGGAACGGTTCTCACGACCTTCTTCGGCACATTCGTCGAAGGTGGACTGCGGTCGGGGCTCATCCAGCGCGACACCGACGTCGCCGACGCGGCCGAGACCGTCTTCCGCGTGACCCTGCTGGCCGGGATCGTCATGAGCATCGGCGCGCTCGCGGCCGCACCCGTGATCGGGGCGATCTTCGACAGCACCACCGCCGGGCTGGTCGCCGCCGCGACCTCCGGAGTACTGCTGGTCTACTCGGTCGCCAACGTGCCGGAAGCCATGCTGCAACGCGAATTCAGCGTCAAGAGGCGGCTGATCGTCGGTCCCGCCGTCGCCGTCAGCTACGCGACGGTCGCGGTGTCGACGGCCGCCCTCGGCTGGGGCGTGTGGAGCATGGTCGCCGGCACCTACGTCTCGTACATCACCCTGGTGGTATCCGTCTGGACGATCACCAGCTGGCGGCCGGGTCGCGGCCGCGCCTCGTTCGCCCTCTGGCGCGAACTCGCCCGCTACGGAGCACCCCTCGTGCTCGGAATGATCGGCTCGCGGGTGCAGGCGGCGACGGAGGCGGTGGTGGTCGGCCGAGGGCTCAGCGCCTCCGACCTCGGCTTCTTCCGGTACGGCCAGCGGATCGCCCGGATCCCGGCGATGGCGATCATCGAGATCGGGTCGGTCGCACTGTTTCCTGCCTTCTCACGGATCGCCAAGGACCCCGACAGGCTCGTCTCGGCCTATCTGCGCGCCCTGCAGTGGGCGACCATCGGAGCCGCCGCGTGTTCCGGACTGATGATCGCTGCCGGCACACCCGCCGTCGTCGTCGTGCTGGGAGAGCCGTGGCGCGGAGCCGGACCGGTGGTCGTCGCCCTGGCCGGTCTCAGCCTCGGCAAGGCGTTCATCTGCGTGAGCGAGGAGATCATCAAGGGATGCGGCCGGACGGGTCTGCTGAACTGGTACACGCTCACCGAGGTCGGTGTGGGTCTGGCGCTCCTGCTCGTGTTCGTCGGATTCTTCGGCCTCGTCGGAGCAGCACTGTCCGTGTCGATCACGGCCATCGTCGTGGGGATCGTCGTCATGGCCCTCGCCAGGAGATGCATCCCGGTGTCGCTCTCGCAGCTCGCCGGCGCGATCCTTCCCCCGCTGCCCGCTGCGGCAGTCGCGACGGTCGTGCTCTGGTTGTTCGAACACCATCTCGCACACAGCGATACGCACCCCACCCTCGCCGCCGTCGCCTTGTTGGCACTCGACGCACTCGTCTTCGCAGCCGCCTATCTTCTGGCGCTCGGCGTGTTCGCGAGATCTGCCACGACCGACCTGGTCGGCACGGTCCGCCGACTTGTCGCAACCGCCGTCAGGACGAGGAGAGATACCCGTGTCGATTCCTAG
- a CDS encoding glutamate-1-semialdehyde 2,1-aminomutase, protein MTESVDLSEKFDRSAHLQRRLHELVPGGAHTYARGPDQYPEHMTPVLTHGNGAHVWDVDGNRYVEYGMGLRSVTLGHGYRPVVDAVTEAVRRGTNFSRPTLLEVEAAEDFLSLVPGADMVKFAKNGSDATTAAVRLARAVTGRDHIAVCDHPFFSVDDWFIGTTPMSAGIPESSRSLTLRFRYNDLASLDAALTSHPVACVVLEAATATTEPAPGFLEGVRRLCDRHGALMVLDEMITGFRWSEHGAQSVYGVRPDLSCWGKAMGNGFPISALAGRREYMELGGLGTDAERVFLLSTTHGPEAASLAAFRAVVRAYGTERPIERMEAAGTRLVSAVNALSAEMGLDEYVRVEGRPSCLVFSTRGPDGTPSQEYRTLFLAELLDRGVLGQSFVVSAAHTDDDIDLTVAAVEAALVVYRKAIDAGSVRGLLRGRPVAPALRRFAAPRRLP, encoded by the coding sequence ATGACCGAATCCGTCGACCTATCAGAGAAATTCGACAGGTCCGCCCACCTCCAGCGGCGCCTCCACGAACTCGTGCCCGGAGGTGCCCACACCTACGCCCGTGGTCCGGACCAGTATCCCGAACACATGACGCCGGTCCTCACCCACGGAAACGGCGCACACGTGTGGGACGTCGACGGGAACCGCTACGTCGAATACGGGATGGGACTGCGGTCGGTGACGCTGGGACACGGCTACCGCCCGGTCGTCGACGCCGTCACCGAAGCCGTGCGCAGAGGGACGAATTTCAGCCGTCCCACCCTCCTCGAAGTCGAGGCGGCCGAGGACTTCCTGTCGCTCGTGCCCGGCGCCGACATGGTCAAGTTCGCCAAGAATGGATCCGACGCCACCACCGCGGCGGTCCGTCTCGCACGCGCCGTCACGGGGCGCGATCACATCGCCGTCTGCGACCACCCCTTCTTCTCCGTCGACGACTGGTTCATCGGCACCACGCCGATGAGCGCGGGCATCCCGGAGAGTTCGCGATCACTCACGCTGCGCTTCCGCTACAACGACCTCGCATCGCTCGACGCTGCCCTCACGTCGCACCCCGTGGCGTGCGTCGTCCTCGAAGCGGCCACTGCCACAACAGAACCCGCACCCGGATTCCTCGAGGGAGTGCGCCGGCTGTGCGATCGCCACGGTGCGCTCATGGTGCTCGACGAGATGATCACCGGGTTCCGCTGGTCGGAGCACGGGGCGCAGTCGGTCTACGGCGTGCGGCCCGACCTGTCGTGCTGGGGCAAGGCGATGGGGAACGGATTCCCCATCTCCGCGCTCGCCGGTCGCCGCGAGTACATGGAACTCGGCGGACTCGGGACCGACGCCGAACGGGTCTTCCTGCTCTCGACCACCCACGGACCGGAAGCGGCGTCGCTCGCGGCCTTCCGCGCAGTGGTACGCGCGTACGGGACCGAGCGGCCGATCGAACGGATGGAGGCCGCCGGAACGCGCCTGGTCAGCGCGGTGAACGCGCTCTCAGCGGAGATGGGACTCGACGAATACGTCCGGGTCGAGGGCAGACCGTCCTGCCTGGTGTTCTCGACGCGAGGACCCGACGGGACGCCCTCGCAGGAGTACCGGACGCTGTTCCTCGCCGAACTGCTCGACCGCGGGGTCCTGGGCCAGTCGTTCGTCGTGTCGGCGGCCCACACCGACGACGACATCGACCTCACGGTCGCCGCGGTGGAAGCGGCGCTCGTGGTGTACCGGAAGGCGATCGACGCCGGGAGTGTCCGGGGTCTCCTGCGCGGACGGCCGGTGGCACCTGCCCTCCGCCGCTTCGCTGCCCCGCGCCGACTGCCGTAG
- a CDS encoding glycosyltransferase family 4 protein → MNAPRVLWVSTSTSTRGGVASFVRTMQGTDLWSDWHIEHIGTHRNGSIPLRIVAFAVGLVSFTYTVIRRRPDVVHLHTASYGSFVRKATLAWIARAARIPVILHVHGAEFHRFYSLCPKPARAVIRATLTEADAVIALGERWACRLQEIAPRARIIVVPNAVRPRTPVSQLPGGRPVNVLFLGEVGERKGTFVLLEAWARLAHEGVVSGAHLTIAGDGAVDAAAQQVAELGIDDTVTIAGWAAPEKVSALLRDSRILVLPSRNEGQPMAILEAMAAGLCVVASPVGGIPDLVDADSGILVPPDDPDALAAALRKVVTDDAERARLGAGAWRRVCTEFDVDVVSRRFDALYREVGRCPVRCD, encoded by the coding sequence ATGAATGCCCCACGGGTGCTGTGGGTCTCCACCAGCACATCGACCCGAGGCGGTGTCGCCTCGTTCGTTCGCACGATGCAGGGCACCGATCTGTGGAGCGACTGGCATATCGAACACATCGGCACCCATCGCAACGGTTCGATCCCCCTCCGGATCGTCGCCTTCGCCGTCGGGCTGGTCTCGTTCACCTACACGGTGATCCGGAGGCGACCCGACGTCGTACACCTCCACACCGCCTCGTACGGGAGCTTCGTCCGGAAGGCCACGCTGGCGTGGATCGCACGCGCTGCCCGCATCCCGGTGATCCTCCACGTCCACGGTGCCGAGTTCCACCGCTTCTACTCCCTGTGCCCCAAGCCCGCCCGGGCCGTCATCCGCGCGACCCTCACCGAGGCCGACGCGGTGATCGCACTCGGGGAGAGGTGGGCGTGCCGCCTGCAGGAGATCGCACCTCGCGCCCGGATCATCGTCGTGCCCAATGCCGTCCGGCCCCGGACGCCCGTTTCCCAACTGCCGGGCGGGCGACCGGTGAACGTGCTCTTCCTCGGCGAGGTCGGTGAACGCAAGGGCACCTTCGTCCTGCTCGAGGCATGGGCGCGACTCGCGCACGAAGGAGTCGTCTCCGGCGCGCACCTGACGATTGCGGGTGACGGCGCCGTGGACGCGGCCGCACAGCAGGTCGCCGAACTCGGAATCGACGACACCGTCACCATCGCGGGATGGGCGGCGCCGGAAAAGGTTTCCGCACTGCTCCGGGACAGCCGCATCCTCGTGCTCCCGTCCCGGAACGAAGGTCAGCCGATGGCGATCCTCGAAGCCATGGCGGCAGGATTGTGTGTGGTGGCCAGTCCGGTCGGCGGGATACCCGATCTCGTCGACGCCGATTCGGGAATTCTCGTCCCACCCGACGATCCCGACGCCCTCGCCGCCGCCCTCCGGAAGGTCGTCACCGACGACGCGGAGCGGGCCCGTCTCGGTGCCGGCGCCTGGCGCCGGGTGTGCACGGAATTCGACGTCGACGTCGTGTCACGGCGTTTCGACGCCCTCTACAGAGAGGTCGGCAGATGTCCCGTCCGCTGCGACTGA
- a CDS encoding polysaccharide pyruvyl transferase family protein encodes MIDNHFGLHSDEPATRPVRILIESSEYWLRNNGDLAMLEVTITRLRRRWPDAQIGVLTDVPLLLRAYHPTAKGITVLSTDPWAEPTVAEDFFAALGPHIVGPIALGMVRFRVWFPQKARGLRRRLERLVRARLPSEQAVEAPVSASEAAARRPVHPGSAAAVEKASLLLVLGGGYITDSDAAQAHRVFTLIEHARDHGVPVAMVGQGLGPLDDPLLQKRAAEVMPRVDFVSLRENLRGPAILERAGVPDDRILVTGDDAIELAYTECDTGPGTDLGVCLRLAAYAPVSEIARDTVRRVVQAVATEYSSTLVPLIIAEYRSQDRRSTLPIVRGADSVAEPPPRYTSPGQLVEQVSRCRVLVTGAYHLAVFALSRGIPVVALSSTRYYDDKFRGLEDMFGGGVTLLHLDDPALGSKLADATRTSWQQADEVRGRLRARAREQIRLGHVAFEHVLALAERARVENH; translated from the coding sequence ATGATCGACAATCATTTCGGACTGCACTCGGACGAACCGGCAACGCGACCGGTCCGCATTCTTATCGAGAGCAGCGAGTACTGGCTTCGCAACAACGGCGACCTGGCGATGCTCGAGGTCACGATCACGCGCCTGCGTCGCAGATGGCCCGACGCGCAGATCGGCGTGCTCACCGACGTCCCGCTCCTGCTCCGCGCCTACCACCCGACGGCGAAGGGGATCACCGTCCTCTCGACCGACCCATGGGCCGAGCCGACGGTCGCCGAGGACTTCTTCGCCGCACTGGGACCGCACATCGTCGGCCCGATCGCCCTCGGCATGGTCCGCTTCCGGGTGTGGTTCCCGCAGAAGGCACGCGGACTGCGCCGGCGGCTCGAGCGGCTCGTCCGCGCGCGTCTCCCGTCCGAACAGGCGGTGGAAGCGCCCGTCTCCGCGAGTGAGGCGGCCGCTCGCCGGCCGGTGCACCCGGGCAGCGCGGCCGCCGTCGAGAAGGCCTCCCTCCTGCTCGTGCTCGGAGGCGGCTACATCACCGATTCCGATGCCGCCCAGGCCCACCGTGTCTTCACCCTCATCGAGCACGCCCGCGACCACGGTGTTCCCGTCGCCATGGTCGGCCAGGGCCTCGGACCGCTCGACGACCCCCTCCTGCAGAAACGCGCGGCCGAGGTGATGCCGCGCGTCGACTTCGTCTCCCTGCGGGAGAACCTTCGCGGCCCGGCCATCCTCGAACGGGCCGGTGTGCCGGACGATCGAATCCTCGTCACCGGCGACGACGCGATCGAACTCGCCTACACCGAATGCGACACCGGCCCCGGAACCGACCTCGGCGTGTGCCTGCGTCTCGCCGCCTACGCCCCCGTCTCGGAGATCGCCCGCGACACCGTCCGCAGGGTCGTGCAGGCCGTGGCCACCGAGTACTCCTCGACGCTGGTGCCGCTGATCATCGCGGAATACCGTTCCCAGGACCGCCGTTCGACGCTGCCCATCGTGCGCGGAGCGGACTCGGTGGCCGAACCGCCGCCCCGGTACACCTCGCCCGGACAGCTCGTCGAACAGGTGTCGAGGTGCCGCGTCCTCGTGACCGGTGCCTACCACCTCGCGGTGTTCGCGCTCTCGCGGGGAATCCCTGTGGTCGCCCTGTCATCGACTCGCTACTACGACGACAAGTTCCGCGGCCTCGAGGACATGTTCGGTGGTGGCGTCACCCTGCTGCACCTCGACGATCCCGCGCTCGGAAGCAAACTCGCGGATGCGACGCGCACCTCCTGGCAGCAGGCGGACGAGGTCCGCGGTCGTCTGCGTGCCCGTGCCCGGGAGCAGATCCGCCTGGGACACGTGGCTTTCGAACACGTGCTCGCGCTCGCCGAACGGGCGCGGGTCGAGAACCACTGA
- a CDS encoding GNAT family N-acetyltransferase, producing MSIPRTHPEKHGSAELAAVARSGEVVRLRPPRFSDHREWRRIRLRDRAIIEPFWATSPLSWEARHTQDEWVQECLHLRSCRRSRGFVIEVDGRFAGQVNLFGIDHVSRSAELGIWMDSAVGGRVIGHLAISILMDHAFTALGLYRLTAPICVDNLPAARGADRLGFVREATMKKSFAAGGRRKNHILFAMTADRVPGEGLTAQWSDPSVPLVLPVCSVDRRISPRSLAIGCRYVLGTAKRLAPGRAALQAAPAHVGGLILRPVHALSPPLLRRHCGEEDAVLDGMWQPSSPLAGWSGHAFGYRVEKDGRHLGTVGFEPIDLVRHDATLRVDATGDDSHRALLQAAGWLLDRAFGVLNIERVQTGVDSCNAVAAGFAKALGLTLEGRMRGITTRDERLRDLDLWAKVADGSADSETHRLDHATPAGE from the coding sequence GTGTCGATTCCTAGAACCCATCCCGAGAAACACGGCTCCGCCGAACTCGCCGCGGTCGCGCGGTCCGGGGAGGTGGTCCGGCTCCGGCCCCCGCGGTTCTCGGACCATCGGGAGTGGCGCCGGATCCGGCTGCGCGACCGGGCCATCATCGAACCGTTCTGGGCGACCAGTCCGCTGTCCTGGGAGGCGCGGCACACCCAGGACGAATGGGTGCAGGAGTGCCTGCACCTGCGATCCTGCCGCCGGTCGCGCGGCTTCGTGATCGAAGTCGACGGGCGTTTCGCCGGACAGGTCAACCTGTTCGGCATCGATCACGTGAGCCGCTCCGCGGAGCTGGGTATCTGGATGGATTCGGCGGTGGGTGGTCGGGTCATCGGGCACCTGGCGATATCGATCCTGATGGACCACGCGTTCACCGCCCTGGGACTGTACCGGCTGACCGCGCCGATCTGTGTCGACAACCTCCCGGCCGCCCGCGGCGCGGACCGGCTCGGGTTCGTCCGGGAGGCGACGATGAAGAAGTCCTTCGCGGCAGGAGGTCGTCGCAAGAACCACATCCTGTTCGCTATGACGGCCGATCGGGTGCCCGGCGAGGGACTGACCGCGCAGTGGTCCGATCCCTCGGTTCCCCTCGTCCTACCGGTGTGCTCGGTCGACCGGCGCATCTCGCCGAGAAGTCTCGCGATCGGCTGTCGGTACGTGCTCGGTACCGCGAAACGGCTGGCTCCCGGACGCGCAGCGCTGCAAGCGGCACCCGCCCACGTCGGTGGGCTGATCCTGCGACCGGTCCACGCCCTGTCTCCTCCTCTGTTGCGACGACACTGCGGGGAGGAGGACGCCGTCCTGGACGGGATGTGGCAACCGAGTTCACCGCTGGCGGGCTGGTCGGGGCACGCCTTCGGATACCGCGTGGAGAAGGACGGCCGGCACCTCGGCACAGTCGGTTTCGAACCGATCGATCTCGTCCGGCACGACGCCACACTGCGTGTGGACGCGACCGGCGACGACAGTCACCGGGCGCTCCTGCAGGCAGCGGGATGGCTGCTCGACCGGGCATTCGGGGTGCTGAACATCGAGCGGGTGCAGACCGGGGTCGATTCCTGCAACGCGGTGGCAGCCGGTTTCGCGAAGGCGCTCGGGCTCACCCTCGAAGGACGGATGCGAGGCATCACCACACGCGACGAACGGCTGCGCGATCTCGACCTGTGGGCCAAGGTCGCGGACGGCAGCGCAGACAGCGAAACACACAGACTCGATCACGCAACCCCCGCGGGAGAATGA
- a CDS encoding MFS transporter has translation MTSLSARVVAYASVREFVPLYGLYALLFEDHGLDTRSISSLFVLWSVVAFVSEVPSGAWADTVSRRGLLFGSGALLTAAFTMWLVWPGYWGFALGFVLWGISESMKSGTFEALVYDELAARGCEHRYAAIMGYANAGEMTCVFVAILTAAPLFELGGYALVGWVSVAITVVDIALVGTLPAAPKVEEADEIAGRGDTVLVRYMSSLRAGTSEIRTDRVVRRSVVLAAALLACLAFDEYFALLARESGAETGFVPVLVALTAVGQVVGAATAGRTATMSGRTMGAVVIVGSALIAGGALAGGIAGFTAIGVGYGALHNTAIVAEARLQDTMSGRARATVSSVVGLTSEVLSVAVFAAYAIGSLWLPMAALVAVTVLPLVGLGVVAPRLLPAARPAGTERER, from the coding sequence GTGACCTCGCTGTCCGCGCGGGTGGTCGCGTACGCGTCCGTCCGTGAGTTCGTGCCGCTCTACGGCCTGTACGCGTTGCTGTTCGAGGATCACGGTCTCGACACCCGTTCCATCTCCTCGCTGTTCGTCCTGTGGTCGGTGGTCGCCTTCGTCTCCGAGGTGCCGTCGGGTGCGTGGGCCGACACCGTCTCCCGTCGCGGTCTGCTGTTCGGCAGCGGAGCCCTGCTCACGGCAGCGTTCACGATGTGGCTGGTGTGGCCCGGTTACTGGGGATTCGCGCTCGGTTTCGTCCTATGGGGCATCAGCGAGTCGATGAAATCCGGCACCTTCGAGGCCCTCGTGTACGACGAACTCGCCGCGCGCGGGTGCGAACACCGGTACGCGGCGATCATGGGATACGCCAACGCGGGTGAGATGACGTGTGTCTTCGTCGCGATCCTCACGGCGGCACCGCTGTTCGAACTCGGCGGCTACGCGCTCGTGGGCTGGGTGTCGGTCGCGATCACCGTCGTCGACATCGCGCTCGTGGGAACGCTTCCCGCCGCACCGAAGGTGGAGGAGGCCGATGAGATCGCCGGCAGAGGCGACACCGTCCTCGTCCGCTACATGTCGTCGCTGCGCGCGGGAACGTCCGAGATCCGCACCGACCGGGTGGTGCGACGATCGGTCGTCCTCGCGGCCGCCCTGCTCGCCTGCCTCGCCTTCGACGAGTACTTCGCTCTCCTCGCACGCGAATCGGGAGCGGAGACCGGATTCGTGCCGGTGCTGGTCGCGCTGACGGCCGTCGGACAGGTGGTCGGTGCCGCGACCGCCGGACGGACTGCGACGATGAGCGGCCGCACCATGGGTGCCGTCGTGATCGTCGGATCGGCACTGATCGCCGGTGGTGCACTCGCCGGGGGGATCGCCGGATTCACGGCGATCGGTGTGGGCTACGGCGCGCTGCACAACACGGCGATCGTCGCCGAGGCGCGCCTGCAGGACACGATGTCCGGTCGTGCCCGCGCGACCGTCTCGTCCGTCGTCGGCCTGACGAGCGAGGTGCTGTCGGTGGCGGTCTTCGCCGCCTACGCGATCGGCTCGCTGTGGTTGCCGATGGCGGCGCTGGTCGCGGTGACGGTGCTCCCGCTGGTCGGGTTGGGCGTGGTCGCGCCGAGGCTGTTGCCCGCGGCGCGACCCGCCGGGACCGAACGGGAGCGGTGA